In the genome of Methanomassiliicoccales archaeon, one region contains:
- a CDS encoding DUF1616 domain-containing protein, with amino-acid sequence MGGRKLRLVLAAPGRPYDLALVCTISTLAVMLSILGWRSPILDLLAFLSVFFLPGWALTSAIFPGKGSSKDSSNVSLDVGQISLLERFMASIILSLVLFAMGGISLAWSPVGFTSSFVLTEVLVLNIVLSAAAIFRRFMVPEEEEFELILELKLGRGAINNYDKSVLLLALAGLLVAILLSVGTLQKGIPPETYTEFYITGPDGSLGTLPQSLRVGENATVIITFVNHMREAEKYNLTLGVLEEDKFTDYSGLNWSTVHDLLPSKAFCADETVLDGQTFSRQFLFRFLEPGQHRLLFILQFDDQMHELWLIVDVV; translated from the coding sequence TTGGGAGGAAGGAAGCTGAGGTTGGTCCTGGCCGCACCTGGACGGCCATATGATTTGGCTCTTGTCTGCACCATATCCACCCTGGCAGTCATGCTTTCTATCTTAGGATGGCGTTCGCCAATTCTGGATCTCTTGGCCTTTCTCAGCGTTTTCTTCCTCCCCGGTTGGGCATTGACCTCAGCTATCTTTCCTGGCAAAGGCTCATCCAAGGATTCATCGAATGTGAGTCTAGATGTGGGCCAGATATCCCTTTTGGAGAGATTTATGGCTTCCATAATCCTGAGTCTGGTCCTTTTCGCCATGGGAGGTATCTCTTTGGCCTGGTCGCCTGTGGGTTTCACCTCAAGCTTTGTATTGACCGAAGTTCTGGTGCTCAACATAGTACTGTCCGCAGCTGCAATATTTCGCAGATTCATGGTGCCTGAGGAAGAAGAGTTTGAGCTGATACTTGAATTGAAGTTGGGTCGAGGAGCAATCAACAATTATGACAAGTCGGTCCTGCTGTTAGCCTTGGCCGGCCTGTTAGTCGCCATATTGCTAAGCGTGGGAACACTACAAAAAGGTATACCACCTGAAACCTATACTGAGTTTTACATAACTGGACCGGATGGGTCGCTCGGCACACTGCCGCAAAGCCTGAGGGTGGGAGAGAACGCGACGGTAATTATAACCTTTGTCAATCACATGAGAGAAGCTGAGAAGTACAATCTCACTCTAGGAGTGTTGGAAGAGGATAAGTTCACCGATTACTCCGGCTTGAATTGGTCAACAGTTCATGATTTGCTCCCCAGCAAGGCGTTTTGCGCTGACGAGACTGTCCTCGATGGGCAGACCTTCTCTCGTCAATTCCTATTTCGCTTCCTCGAGCCCGGCCAACACCGATTGTTGTTCATCTTACAGTTTGATGACCAGATGCACGAGCTCTGGCTGATCGTCGATGTCGTATGA